The proteins below are encoded in one region of Sulfolobus sp. A20:
- a CDS encoding DUF2286 domain-containing protein, whose amino-acid sequence MKILVVKSENGKVTSEKIMEGEIGKVIREVAKSALDEWNELTSDFIIMHDSQEVRVPLPLKPDVYEVLKNFLVGKDKREAIAKIPVYIISYENEWKESDFQDKKVYVISYYINDDMKKEVISDATQMTSEQPKEKEEDLEDIEEEEE is encoded by the coding sequence ATGAAAATTCTAGTCGTCAAAAGTGAGAATGGTAAAGTTACTTCTGAAAAAATAATGGAAGGAGAGATCGGTAAAGTTATCCGTGAAGTAGCCAAAAGTGCATTGGATGAATGGAATGAATTAACCTCAGATTTTATCATAATGCATGATTCACAAGAGGTAAGAGTTCCCCTTCCGTTAAAGCCAGATGTATACGAAGTATTGAAAAACTTCTTGGTTGGTAAGGATAAGAGAGAGGCAATTGCTAAAATACCCGTCTATATAATAAGCTATGAAAACGAATGGAAGGAGAGTGACTTCCAAGATAAGAAAGTGTATGTAATATCGTATTATATTAATGATGATATGAAAAAGGAGGTTATTTCTGACGCGACGCAGATGACTAGCGAACAACCGAAAGAAAAAGAAGAAGATTTAGAAGATATAGAAGAAGAGGAAGAATAA
- a CDS encoding DNA-directed DNA polymerase I, giving the protein MAKQLTLFDIPSSKPAKNTEENKQEVQETKEEERRRVTRREWLPPAEEGKLYYLLQVDYDGKKGKAVCKLYDENTQKIYVLYDNTGHKSYFLVDLEPDKISKIPKIIRDPSFDHIETVTKIDPYTWENIRMTKIVVKDPLAVRRLRNAVPQAYEAHIKYHNNYIYDMELIPGMPYIVKQGKLMSAGLKLDEKDVEDIKRAFSDSDDLTKQMAIDWLPIFETKVPKIKRVAVDIEVYTPIKGRVPDPEKAEFPIISIALAGNDGLKKVLALNRSDVQEGNTNNDGLSVERFDSEYDLLVRFFEILSNYPMIITFNGDDFDIPYIYYRALKLGFYPDELPFDVHGDEAKYLIGLHIDLYKFFFNKAVRNYAFEGKYAEYNLDSVAKALLGVSKVKVDTLISFLDIQKLIEYNFRDADITLQLTTFGNELTMKLIVLFSRISRLGIEELTRSEISTWVKNLYYWEHRKRNWLIPLKENILARTSSVKTSALIKGKGYKGAVVIDPPAGIFFYITVLDFASLYPSIIRTWNLSYETVDLNQCNKTVEVKDETGEVLHTVCMDRPGITAVITGLLRDFRVKVYKKKSKSQSVGEEQRILYDVVQRAMKVFINATYGVFGAETFPLYAPAVAESVTALGRYVITSTVKKAREEGLTVLYGDTDSLFLLNPSTERLEGIIKWVKSNFNLDLEIDKSYRFVAFSGLKKNYFGVYTDGKVEIKGMLVKKRNTPEFLKKVFNEVKDLMVNINSPDDIKKIKGEIVKKIKESYEKLKNKEYNLDELAFRIMLSKPLDSYTKNTPQHVKAALQLRPYGVNVLPRDIISFVKVRSKDGVKPVQLAKVSEIDVEKYLEALRSTFEQLLKAFGVSWDEIASTISIDSFFSTTKN; this is encoded by the coding sequence ATGGCTAAACAACTTACATTATTTGATATTCCTTCTAGCAAGCCTGCTAAAAATACTGAGGAAAATAAGCAGGAAGTCCAAGAAACTAAGGAAGAAGAAAGGAGGCGAGTTACAAGAAGGGAGTGGCTTCCTCCAGCAGAGGAGGGTAAGTTATATTACTTATTACAAGTTGATTATGATGGTAAGAAGGGTAAAGCAGTCTGCAAATTATATGATGAGAACACTCAAAAAATTTACGTACTCTACGATAACACTGGACATAAATCCTATTTCTTAGTTGACCTAGAGCCAGATAAGATCAGTAAGATTCCTAAGATTATTAGAGATCCTTCTTTTGATCACATAGAAACCGTTACGAAAATTGATCCTTATACATGGGAAAATATAAGGATGACGAAAATAGTAGTTAAAGATCCCTTAGCGGTTAGAAGATTGAGAAATGCTGTTCCTCAAGCTTATGAAGCTCATATAAAGTATCATAATAATTATATTTACGATATGGAATTAATTCCTGGAATGCCTTATATTGTAAAACAAGGTAAACTTATGTCAGCTGGGCTAAAACTTGATGAAAAAGATGTAGAGGATATTAAAAGGGCATTCTCCGATTCTGATGATTTAACTAAGCAGATGGCTATAGATTGGCTTCCAATATTTGAGACTAAAGTACCAAAGATTAAGAGAGTTGCTGTTGATATCGAAGTATATACTCCAATAAAAGGTAGAGTTCCAGATCCCGAAAAAGCAGAATTTCCAATAATTAGTATTGCATTAGCTGGAAATGACGGATTGAAGAAGGTCTTAGCTCTAAATAGAAGTGATGTACAAGAAGGTAATACTAACAACGATGGATTGTCAGTGGAGAGATTTGATTCTGAGTACGATCTACTTGTTAGATTTTTCGAGATACTTAGCAATTATCCAATGATAATAACTTTTAATGGTGATGATTTCGATATACCTTATATTTATTATAGAGCCCTAAAACTAGGCTTTTATCCAGATGAGTTGCCTTTTGATGTTCATGGAGATGAAGCTAAGTATCTAATTGGGCTTCATATAGATTTATACAAGTTTTTCTTTAATAAGGCTGTTAGGAATTATGCCTTTGAGGGAAAATACGCTGAATATAACTTAGATTCCGTAGCTAAGGCTCTTTTAGGAGTATCAAAGGTTAAGGTAGATACTCTGATATCGTTTTTGGATATACAGAAATTAATAGAGTATAACTTCAGAGACGCTGACATAACGTTACAACTGACCACCTTTGGAAATGAGTTAACTATGAAGCTAATTGTGCTATTCTCTAGGATATCCAGGCTAGGCATTGAGGAGCTAACAAGAAGTGAAATATCCACGTGGGTAAAGAATCTATACTATTGGGAGCATAGGAAGAGAAATTGGTTAATACCTTTAAAGGAAAACATTTTAGCTAGAACATCTAGCGTCAAGACATCGGCATTAATAAAGGGTAAAGGGTATAAGGGAGCTGTCGTTATTGATCCACCAGCTGGGATATTCTTTTACATAACTGTATTGGACTTCGCCTCACTGTATCCTTCAATAATTAGGACGTGGAATTTAAGTTATGAAACTGTCGATTTAAATCAATGTAATAAAACGGTTGAAGTAAAAGATGAGACGGGTGAAGTGCTACACACGGTATGTATGGACAGACCGGGAATAACTGCAGTCATAACTGGTTTATTGAGGGACTTCAGAGTAAAGGTATATAAGAAGAAATCAAAGAGTCAAAGCGTAGGAGAAGAGCAAAGGATATTATACGATGTAGTACAAAGGGCTATGAAAGTGTTCATAAATGCTACATACGGTGTATTTGGAGCTGAAACTTTCCCGCTCTATGCTCCTGCAGTAGCTGAGAGTGTTACAGCATTGGGTAGATATGTAATAACGAGCACAGTTAAGAAGGCGAGGGAGGAAGGTCTCACAGTATTGTATGGAGATACTGATTCGTTATTTCTCTTAAATCCTTCTACCGAGAGGCTTGAGGGAATTATAAAGTGGGTTAAGTCCAATTTTAATCTTGACCTAGAGATAGATAAGAGTTATAGGTTTGTAGCGTTTTCTGGACTTAAGAAGAATTATTTTGGCGTATATACTGACGGAAAGGTGGAAATAAAAGGTATGTTGGTGAAGAAGAGAAACACTCCGGAGTTTCTAAAGAAAGTGTTTAATGAAGTTAAAGACTTGATGGTTAATATAAACTCTCCAGATGATATTAAGAAGATTAAGGGAGAGATTGTAAAGAAGATAAAGGAATCTTATGAGAAGTTGAAAAATAAGGAGTATAATCTTGATGAACTAGCGTTTAGAATAATGTTATCTAAACCGTTAGATTCTTACACTAAGAATACACCTCAGCATGTTAAAGCTGCTCTCCAGTTAAGGCCGTATGGAGTAAATGTATTGCCCAGGGATATAATATCTTTTGTTAAAGTTAGATCCAAAGATGGCGTTAAGCCAGTGCAGTTAGCTAAGGTAAGTGAAATAGATGTGGAGAAATATTTAGAAGCTTTAAGAAGTACATTTGAGCAATTACTTAAGGCATTTGGAGTCTCATGGGATGAGATAGCCTCAACTATCTCTATAGATTCCTTCTTCTCTACTACAAAGAATTAA